In Dendropsophus ebraccatus isolate aDenEbr1 chromosome 14, aDenEbr1.pat, whole genome shotgun sequence, the following proteins share a genomic window:
- the CDC42EP4 gene encoding cdc42 effector protein 4 has product MPILKQLVANPNASKRRSRADLTAEMISAPLGDFRHTMHIGRSGDAFGDTSFLSKEEQAEPEESTSKPGLLSRHFRSSKRSLSVTRGDRRDMLGSLRDSALFVKNAVSLPQLTEKESERGSSKKLPKSLSSSPVKKTPEEQQHINGASARSPVPSPMPISDTSLAEKEFGELTDLPDSAPKSSYGMKHAESIMSFHIDLGPSMLGDILSVMDKSQWEQDLDRSLDEPEINRTTYNQSSLPTRQTSSSVAPPSQAHSTSSRNHRSHPTKESHSVPRPSSGLPEDKPRRARDFSFMDEEEDEDEIRV; this is encoded by the coding sequence ATGCCAATTCTCAAGCAGCTGGTCGCCAACCCAAATGCATCCAAGAGACGCTCGCGGGCAGACCTCACTGCCGAAATGATAAGCGCACCCCTTGGGGATTTCCGGCACACCATGCACATAGGACGGTCTGGAGATGCTTTTGGAGACACATCATTTCTGAGCAAAGAGGAGCAAGCCGAACCAGAAGAGTCTACCTCCAAACCAGGCCTACTGTCCCGGCACTTCCGAAGCAGCAAACGCTCCCTTTCAGTAACCAGAGGTGATCGAAGAGACATGTTGGGGTCTTTAAGGGACTCAGCGCTTTTTGTTAAGAATGCCGTTTCATTGCCACAGCTGAcagaaaaagagtcagaaaggGGCTCAAGCAAAAAGTTGCCCAAGAGCCTCTCATCCAGTCCAGTGAAGAAGACGCCTGAAGAGCAGCAACACATAAACGGGGCCTCTGCTCGGAGCCCAGTGCCCAGTCCAATGCCCATCTCAGACACTAGCTTAGCGGAGAAAGAATTTGGAGAACTAACAGACCTGCCAGACTCAGCCCCAAAAAGTAGCTATGGCATGAAGCATGCCGAATCCATCATGTCGTTTCACATTGACTTGGGCCCTTCCATGTTGGGCGATATACTAAGCGTAATGGACAAGAGTCAGTGGGAGCAGGATCTTGACCGCAGCCTTGATGAGCCGGAGATAAACCGGACAACCTACAACCAAAGTTCTCTACCAACTAGACAGACCAGTTCTTCAGTAGCTCCACCCAGTCAAGCCCATTCTACGTCAAGCAGGAACCACAGGAGTCACCCCACCAAAGAGTCCCACTCAGTTCCCAGACCCTCTTCAGGCCTTCCAGAGGACAAACCGAGGCGAGCAAGGGATTTTTCATTTATGGATGAAGAGGAAGATGAGGATGAAATAAGGGTGTAA